CGATCTCCTCCGGCCAGAGCGACTCCCAGTACGCGCGACGCGCTTGCGGCGGCATGCGTTTGAGTGCCTCGATGGCGCCGACCGGCATGTCCCAGCCGCCGCCCGGGGCGGCGATCAGCCGGCCGTGTCCGGTGAGCTGCCCGGCCCGCTCCGTCAGGCCGCGGCCGATCTCCGCGTCCAGGTCGCCGATCCTGTGCAGCAGCGGCGTGATGCGGCCCGCCAGATACGACGCGTCCGCGCTCCGCTCGGCCGCGGTGTGCGTCACCCGGCCGTCGTCGGTCACGGTGAAGCCCGCGGCCTCGGCGGCGCCGACCAGCTTCAGCAGTTCCGAGCGCATCGGGATGAGTTCGCCGCTCGCGCGCCTGCCGTCCGCGGCGACGGCCTCGAGGGCGGTCACCAGGCGCTTGCCGCGGGCCGCCTGAATCTCGATCGCACGTCCGGCGGCATCGTGGGTGGCGCCGATCCAGTCGCCGCCGCCGGACATGGCCGACTGCGCGCGTCCGGTGCCGCCGAAGATCGACTCGGCGCCGCGGTCGACGGTGCCGGTGGCCGGTTCCAGTTGCTCCAGCGGCCAGGCCCGTACCGCGCTGAGGCTGATCACGACCCGCCGCCGATGATCGCCGCGGCGGCGGCCGCGTCCGACTCCTGGGTGAGCGCGTTGAAGCGGCCGACCGCGCGGCCGAGGGCCGCCAGCTCGTCACCGAGGCGTCCGGACGTCTGCTCGGCGGCCTCGGCGCACCGCAGCAGCCCGTCGAGCGTGGCGCACCCGAACGCCGGCGCGAGACCGGGCGTGAACCGCAGCCCGGTGAGGGTCTGCCCCTCGTGCTGCCAGGTGTCGGCGATGGTGTGCAGATGCTCCGGTGTGATCCCGAACTCGCTCATGAGAACCCCCGTGGTCGATGCGATGTCCTCCCATTGACGCGCATCGCGCCTCCGCGTGGGTGGCGCTGTCCACAGGCCGGACGAGTCCGCCCGGGCTGTCCACAGCCCGGGCGGTCGATCTCGGTGTTCTCTTGTGTTCGGTGTGCCTCTGCGCTATACGCCGACCGGAGCCGGGGACAGCAGGCCCGCTTCGGCGTCGGCGAGCAGCTTCGCGACCGTCTCGGTGGAGTCGGTCTTGTTGGTGCCGATGAAGCCGTTCGGTCCGCGTTTGATCCAGCCGGTCACGTACAGACCGGGCACCGGATGCTGATCGGCGACCACCCGGCCGGCGACGTTGGCGACGGTGCCGCGCGCGTCGTCGAACGGCAGGCCCGGGACGGGGCGGCCGCGGTAGCCGATCGCGGTGAAGACGAGCCCGGCGTCGAGGTCGACGAACTCGCTGTCGGTCGTCGTCCGGCGGAAGCGGACGCCCTCGGCGCGATCGGTGCCCAGAACCCGCTCGGGGGTGAGGCCGAACGCCAGCCGCAGGTACGGTTCTTCCGGCTTCGGGCCGGCCGCGATCTCGCGCAGGAGCACGATCTTCTCGGCGGTCTCGATGTCGTGCACCGCGTCGTCGTCGACGTGTTCCAGGTCGGCGGGGTCGACCCAGACGCGGGCCGGTCCGTCGGCCAGGCCGATCAGCTCGGGCAGCGTGAACGCCGCGTGCTCGGGGCCGCGGCGAGCCACCACGACCACCTCGCGGAGCTGCGAATCACGCAGCGCCGCAAGGGCATCGAGAGATATCTCGGTGACCGCGAGTCGATTGGTGTCCGCGGTGAGGATACGGGCGACATCCAGGGCGACGTTGCCGTTGCCGATGATGACCGCGCGCTCGGTGTCCAGTCGCGGGCCGGCCGTGACGAAGTCGGGGTGGCCGTTGTACCAGCCGACGACCGAGGTCGCGCTCTGCACGCCGGGCAGGTCGACGCCGGTGATCTCCAGCGGCCGGTCGGTCGGCGCGCCGCCGGCCCAGAGCACGGCGTGGTGCTGCTCGCGCAGTTCGTCGAGCGTGATGTCGCGGCCGATCTCCACGTTCAGCAGGATCCGCAGGCGCGGGTTCTGCGCGATCGTGTTGAACAGGTTCACCACGCTGCGGGTCGCCGGATGGTCGGGCGCGACGCCGAAGCGGGCCAGACCGAAGGGCTCGGTCAGCCGCTCGTACATCGTGATGTGGACCTGCCGGTGCTTGAGCAGCTCGTCGGCGGCGTACATGGCCGACGGCCCGGAGCCGACGATCGCGACCCGGAGCGGGTCGGGGGTGCCGTGCAGCGATCTCGGCTTCTCGATCGGCGCGAGCGGCTTGCGCCACAGCGCGCTGACCGGGAACCGGACGGCGTCCGGCGACGGATCGCGGTAGTGGTCCGCGTTCACCGAGGCGAAACGCTTCTGCGTCTCCGGGATCCGGTGGCCGGGGGAGATCGCGCCGACCGGGCAGGCGGTGACGCAGGCGCCGCAATCGACGCAGGTGTCCGGATCGATGTAGAGCATCTCGGCGGTGCCGAAATCGGGTTCGTCCGGGGTCGGATGGATGCAGTTGACCGGGCAGGCGTAAACGCACGAGGCGTCGCCGCAACATGCCTGGGTGACGACGTGGGGCATGGAGTCACTCAGTTCGTGATCGGAGACGCCTCGAGGCGTCTTGCGGTGCTTCGGCTCAGTGCGCGTCGTACGCGGGCTCGCTGCGGTAGCGCGAGGCGCGACCGTAGATGCCCAGGGCCTTCCAGACCCGTCGCGAGACCGGGTTCATCAGGCCGCACTGCTCGGCGAGCATGCGGACGTCGCCGAAGACGTCGATCAGGAAGCGCTCGGAGTCCTCCGACTTCCAGAACATCTCCTTCCAGACGTCGTCCGGGATGTCGAACGTGCGCGGGAAAGCGGCCGGGGGCTTCGCGATGGCGCTGCACAGGATGCGCATGACGAGCGGCATGGTGACCGACAGGGCGAGCCGAGTCGGCTTGCTGCGGCGAGGGATGGTCTCACGCAGGTGGTGGTGGGCGAACGAGATGTGCCGCGCCTCCTCGGCCACGTGCAGCTCCATCACGGCGGCCATCACCGGGTGCACGTTGGCGCCGGCCCGCAGGAAGTCCTTCTGCAGATGGTCGATCGGCTCCTCGCCGGCCAGCACACCGAAGAAGAACACCGACGGGAAGATGGTGGAGAACAGCGGGATGATCGGATCGATCGTCCGCAGGAAGCGCGGCATGCCGGGCACGTCCATGCCCACCCGGTTCACCATCTCCTGGAACATCAGGGTGTGGTTGCACTCTTCCTTGGACTCGTGCGTCACGTAGCGGAAGCGCTTGTCGCCGTTCTGCAGCTTCGAGGCGTACTGCAGCAGGCCGCGAATCAGGATCGACTCGAACTGCAGGCCGACCTTGGCGACGTTCGACTGCCGCCACATGCCCATCTCGATCTGCTTCTCGATCGGCTGGGCCTTGTACCAGGGGTGCTTGCCGACCGGGTCGACCTCGGGATCGAGGATCCAGCGCTCGTCGTTCGGGATGATCGCCATCTCCGGGGCGTCCCACGCGATGTGCACGTAGGGATCGAAATTCCGGTGCACCGAGGCGGCGGAGAGGTCCTCGACGATCTGGTTGTAGTCGGCGTCGGTCCCGGCCTTATCGGCGGGCGGCTCGTACGCGATCGGTCGCGGCTGTGTGCTGGTCATGTCGGTCCCTTCGGCGGTCCGGACAAGTCATGCCCGGCAGCGAGAACGTGTTCTGAATCAACGGTGACAGGCCGGGTAGTTCTTGTCAACGAGCAATGTCATGATCTGATCTGATCTGCGGGAAGAAAGAGGCGTCCGCCACAATGAGGCGGTGGACCCGATAGAGATCGCTGTCGTCGCGGTGCTGTGCGTCTTCGCGATCGCCGCCGCCAACACGCTCGCCCCCAAGCTGCGGATCGCGGCGCCCCTGCTCCTCGTCGCGGTGGGTGTGGCGGTGAGCTTTCTGCCCGCGATGCCGGAATTCGACGTGGATCCGGAGATCATCCTGGTCGGCGTGCTGCCGCCGCTGCTCTTCGCCGCCGCGCGAGCCATGCCGGTGATGGACTTCCGCCGCGACTTCCAGGCCATCGGAGCGTTGTCGATCGTGCTGGTGGTGGTGTCGGCGCTGGTGCTCGGCCTGTTCTTCGAGGCGATCCTGCCGAACGTCGACTACGCCTTCGGCGTCGCGCTCGGTGCCATCGTGAGTCCGACCGATGCCGTCGCCACCGCGACCATCAAACGACTCGGCGCGCCGAACCGGATCGTCACCGTGCTGTCCGGGGAGAGTCTGTTCAACGATGCGAGCGCCCTGGTGGTGCTGCGCGCGGCCATCGCGGCGACGGCGGGCGGCATCTCGTTCGGCGGCGTGGTGCTCAACTTCCTGTGGTCGCTGATCGCGGCGGTGGCCGTCGGCGTGGCGATCGGCCTGATCAGCGGCCGGCTGCGGGCCCGGATCCGGAACACCGCGGTGGCGACGGCGGTGTCGTTCACGCTGCCCTACATCGCCTACATCCCGGCCGAGCTGATCGGGGCGTCCGGGCTGGTGGCGGCGGTGGCGGCGGGTCTGGTGTCCGGCCTGTCCGCGGTGAAGTACCTGACCGCCGCGCACCGGCAGTCCGATGTGCAGAACTGGCGGACCGTCGAGGTGCTTCTCGAGGGCTGGCTGTTCCTGATGATGGGCCTGGAGCTGTGGACCCTGGTGGTCGAGGTGAGTAACGAACACGAGAGCTGGCTGCACGCGCTGTGGCCGGCCGCGGTGGCGCTGGTGATGATCCTGGCGCTGCGCTGGGTGTTCGTGGTGCCGATGGTCTGGCTGCTGGAACGACGGTCCCGGCGCATCATCGCGCACGAACAGACGCTCGCCGCCATGAAGGACTCGCTCGACCCGCTCGAGGACGCCGACACCCGCGGCCGCCGGTACCACTCGATCATCGACCGGCGGCTGGCCGACATCGACTACTACCGCACCGAATCGATGGGGGTGCGGGAGGGCACCGTGGTCGTGTGGGGCGGTCTGCGCGGTGTGGTGACGCTCGCCGCGGCGCAGACGCTGCCGGCCGACACCCCGTACCGGGCGCTGCTGATCCTGGTCGCCTTCTTCGTCGCCGCGCTGTCGCTGACCATCCAGGGCGGCCTGATGGGGCCGGTGCTGCGCGCCTTGAAGCTGCCCGACCAGTCCGCGCTGGTGCGAGCGGAGAAGAAGCGGCTGCGCGGGGAGATGATCGAGGTGGGACGGGAGGTCCTGTCCGATCCGGCCGTGGTCGGCGAGGACTCGCTGATCGCCCAGCAGGTGGAGCTGCTGAACGAGCTGGAGAACCCCGAGGACGAGGAGCACGACGACGCGCAGGTGCTGGAGCGCCGGATCGCGACCGCGAAGGAACTGCGGCGGATCCGCCGCCGGGTGGTCGCCGCCCAGCGCCGGCGGCTGCTGGAGTTGCGCAACCGCGGCGCCTACAGCTCGGCGGTGCTGACCGCGGAACTCGCTCAGCTCGACGCCGCCGAGCTGAGCATCAGCGGCTGAGCGTCTCCCGGGCTGCGAGCCACATCGCCAGCGCGACCGCGCATACCAGACCGGTCAGCACGAAGGCGGGGCCGAAGCCCCAGGCGGTGGCGACCGCGCCGGTCACCATCGGTCCGGTGACCGCGCCCAGATCGGACGACATGCCGTACGCGGCGAGCGCCGAACCGCCGCGCTGGTGGATGCCGAGGACGTCGCCCAGCGCGGCCTGATGGGTCGGCGCGAACAGTCCCGAACCGAGGCCGCCGACGGTGGTGAGGGCCAGTGCCACGGCGAGGTTCGGGGAGTAGCCGAGGGCCGCGGTCGACGCCGCCGCGATGGCGAGGCCGGGGATCAGGACGGGGCGTCGCCCGAAGCGATCGGAGAGCCGGCCCGCGGTGAGAATGGCGATCATGTTCCCGCCGGCGTAGAACGCCAGGATGACGCCGGCCCAGGCATCCGAGGAACCGAGGCCCTGGGTCACGAAGAGGGGGACCAGGGCGATGCGCACACCCATCGAGGCCCAGCCCTGGGCGAAGTTGGAGGCGAGGATCGCGCGGTAGGCGTCGTCGCGGCACGCCCGGCCGAAGGTGACCGTCTCGACCGGGGCGGTGGCGGTCGCCAGCGTCTGATCCACCCCGTGCGCGGGCACCGGCGGCATCATGGTGGCGACACCGATCGCCGCGATCACCAGGGCCACCGCGTAGACGACGAACGGCAGTTGCAGACCGTAGCCGACGAGCGCCGCGCCGATCAGCGGTCCGGTGAGGTTGCCGATCAGGAAGCCCGCCGAGAAGTACCCGGAGGCACGTCCGCGGATCTGCGGCGGGGCCAGCCGGATCAGCAGCGCCATCGCGGATACGGAGAACATCGTCGACCCGATGCCGCCGGCGGCGCGGAAGACGAGCAGCTGCCAGTAGCTCGCCGCGAAGGCGCACGCGAGGGTCGACACGGCGACGATCGCCAGACCGGTCAGATAGATCCGGCGTTCGCCGAGCACGGTCACCAGCCGCCCCGTGGCGGGGGCGAACAGCAACCGCATCACGGCGAACGCCGAGACCACCGCGGTGACCGCCGTCAGGGACACCCCGAAGGTGTCCGCGAACAGCGGCAGCGCAGGGGCGATCAGTCCATAGCCGAGGGCGATGACGACATTGGCCGCCAGCAGGACCCAGAGGCCGCGTGGAAGGTGTTTCAGTGGTGGCGCACGATCATCACCGGCACCTGGGCGTTGTGCAGCACCTTCTGGCTGCGCGAACCCAGGAGCAGGCCGGTGAAGCCGCCGCGGCCGCGGCTGCCCATGACGATCAGCGACGCGGAATCGCCGGCCGCGTCGAGGATGGCCTTGCCGGGCTCCTCGGGGATCACCACGCGCTTGACCGGGACATCCGGGTAGTCCTCGGTGTAGCCGGCCATGCGCTCGGAAACGGCCTCGATGGCCTGCTCGCTCATCTCCTGGATCTCCTCGGCGCTCAGTCCGAAGCCGTGCAGGGCATCGGCGTCGAGCGGGGTCCAGGTGTGCACGGCGATCAGCTCGGCCTTGCGCAGGTCGGCCTGCCGGTAGGCCTCGGCGACGGCCGGGTCGCTGATCTTCGAGTCGTCGACGCCGACCACGACGGGGCCGTCGTTCAGCTTGGCCTCGGTCGGCACGATCACGACCTTGGACTTGGCGTGCGCGGCGACGCTGGTGCTCACCGAGCCGAGGAACAGACCCTTCAGCCCGCCCAGGCCGCGGCTGCCGAGCACCACCATCTCGGCGCTCTCGGAGAAGTCGATCATCACGTGCGCGGCGTCGCCCTCGGCGATGGAGCCGTGGATGGTGATGCCGGGCGCCGCTTCCTCGGCGACCTTGGCGGCATCCTGCACGTACTTGCTGACCTCGCCGCGGATCGCGTCGATCACGTCCTGCGGGATCACCAGCCCGGGAGCGTAGTCGCTCGTGGTGGTCGTGTAGGCCGAGACGATTTTGAGGTCGGCACCCTCGAGCGCGGCGGTCTGTGCCGCCCAGCGCACCGCGTTGACCGCTTCGGCCGAACCGTCTACACCGACAAGAATCACGCTCATCGTGAGTTCCACATCCTCGATTACCCGCGGCCCGGACACCTCCGGTGTGCATCCGTCAGAAGCCTTGACCTCATTCTGTCCCAAGCGCAGCGCGGATGCACGGACGGAAGGACTTTCTGCTCTACGCGTATTCTGCGTAGGTGTGAACACCCAGGATCGCCCGGCCGTGCCCCAGCAACAGCCCGGAGACGACGACCTGGAACCCCGGCTGCCGCGCGGCGAATTGCGCGAGATGGCGGTTTCGGTGATCGTGACGCTCGGTCTCGCCGCGGCGATCGCGGCCACCGGTGCCGCGTCGTCCGGTGTGCCGGCGACGGTCCTGCTGCTGGCCGCCCCGGCCGTCGTCCTGATCGGTGCGCTGGTGACCGGCTCCCGGGCCTACGGGTGGTGGCGCACCGGCGGTCACTGGCAGATCTGGCAGGGCGGAATGTGGCTGCTGCTGGTGATCTTCCTGGTCTGGGTGATGACCAGCATCGGCATCGTGCTCGCGGAGTAGTCCCGCGGCCGGGGGCCGGTCAGGTCCAGCTCGGCAGCCAGAGTTCGGAGTTCCAGAAGTCGTTGGAGACCGGCGCCCCCGTCAGGATCGGCCAGAGGAAGGCGAAGTTCGCGACCACCAGCGCCACATAGACCGAGACGGCGAGGATCGCGAGTACCCGGGTCTGCGAATATCTGCCCTTCGACGCGCTCGCCAGTACGTCGCTGCAGCACAGCGCCAGGCCCATCACCAGGAACGGGGCGAAGGCCGTCGCGTAGAAGTAGTACATCTGCCGGTCGATGGACGCGAACCACGGCAGCATCCCGGCGCCGTACGCGGTGAGCACGGCGGCGTACCGCCAGTCGCGGCGGCCGATCATCCGCCACAGTCCCCAGACGAGCATCGGGATCGAGAGCCACCACAGGGCCGGGGTGCCGACCAGCATCTGGGCGCGGATGCAGTCGCCGCCACCGCACTGATCGGGGCCGTACGAGATGGCGTACAGCATCGGACGCAGACCCATCGGCCAGGTCCACGGCTTGGATTCCCACGGATGATGATTGCCCGCCGCGTTGGTCAGGCCCT
The nucleotide sequence above comes from Gordonia sp. PP30. Encoded proteins:
- a CDS encoding 4Fe-4S binding protein, with amino-acid sequence MPHVVTQACCGDASCVYACPVNCIHPTPDEPDFGTAEMLYIDPDTCVDCGACVTACPVGAISPGHRIPETQKRFASVNADHYRDPSPDAVRFPVSALWRKPLAPIEKPRSLHGTPDPLRVAIVGSGPSAMYAADELLKHRQVHITMYERLTEPFGLARFGVAPDHPATRSVVNLFNTIAQNPRLRILLNVEIGRDITLDELREQHHAVLWAGGAPTDRPLEITGVDLPGVQSATSVVGWYNGHPDFVTAGPRLDTERAVIIGNGNVALDVARILTADTNRLAVTEISLDALAALRDSQLREVVVVARRGPEHAAFTLPELIGLADGPARVWVDPADLEHVDDDAVHDIETAEKIVLLREIAAGPKPEEPYLRLAFGLTPERVLGTDRAEGVRFRRTTTDSEFVDLDAGLVFTAIGYRGRPVPGLPFDDARGTVANVAGRVVADQHPVPGLYVTGWIKRGPNGFIGTNKTDSTETVAKLLADAEAGLLSPAPVGV
- a CDS encoding diiron oxygenase, which encodes MTSTQPRPIAYEPPADKAGTDADYNQIVEDLSAASVHRNFDPYVHIAWDAPEMAIIPNDERWILDPEVDPVGKHPWYKAQPIEKQIEMGMWRQSNVAKVGLQFESILIRGLLQYASKLQNGDKRFRYVTHESKEECNHTLMFQEMVNRVGMDVPGMPRFLRTIDPIIPLFSTIFPSVFFFGVLAGEEPIDHLQKDFLRAGANVHPVMAAVMELHVAEEARHISFAHHHLRETIPRRSKPTRLALSVTMPLVMRILCSAIAKPPAAFPRTFDIPDDVWKEMFWKSEDSERFLIDVFGDVRMLAEQCGLMNPVSRRVWKALGIYGRASRYRSEPAYDAH
- a CDS encoding sodium:proton antiporter; translation: MDPIEIAVVAVLCVFAIAAANTLAPKLRIAAPLLLVAVGVAVSFLPAMPEFDVDPEIILVGVLPPLLFAAARAMPVMDFRRDFQAIGALSIVLVVVSALVLGLFFEAILPNVDYAFGVALGAIVSPTDAVATATIKRLGAPNRIVTVLSGESLFNDASALVVLRAAIAATAGGISFGGVVLNFLWSLIAAVAVGVAIGLISGRLRARIRNTAVATAVSFTLPYIAYIPAELIGASGLVAAVAAGLVSGLSAVKYLTAAHRQSDVQNWRTVEVLLEGWLFLMMGLELWTLVVEVSNEHESWLHALWPAAVALVMILALRWVFVVPMVWLLERRSRRIIAHEQTLAAMKDSLDPLEDADTRGRRYHSIIDRRLADIDYYRTESMGVREGTVVVWGGLRGVVTLAAAQTLPADTPYRALLILVAFFVAALSLTIQGGLMGPVLRALKLPDQSALVRAEKKRLRGEMIEVGREVLSDPAVVGEDSLIAQQVELLNELENPEDEEHDDAQVLERRIATAKELRRIRRRVVAAQRRRLLELRNRGAYSSAVLTAELAQLDAAELSISG
- a CDS encoding MFS transporter, translated to MKHLPRGLWVLLAANVVIALGYGLIAPALPLFADTFGVSLTAVTAVVSAFAVMRLLFAPATGRLVTVLGERRIYLTGLAIVAVSTLACAFAASYWQLLVFRAAGGIGSTMFSVSAMALLIRLAPPQIRGRASGYFSAGFLIGNLTGPLIGAALVGYGLQLPFVVYAVALVIAAIGVATMMPPVPAHGVDQTLATATAPVETVTFGRACRDDAYRAILASNFAQGWASMGVRIALVPLFVTQGLGSSDAWAGVILAFYAGGNMIAILTAGRLSDRFGRRPVLIPGLAIAAASTAALGYSPNLAVALALTTVGGLGSGLFAPTHQAALGDVLGIHQRGGSALAAYGMSSDLGAVTGPMVTGAVATAWGFGPAFVLTGLVCAVALAMWLAARETLSR
- a CDS encoding universal stress protein encodes the protein MSVILVGVDGSAEAVNAVRWAAQTAALEGADLKIVSAYTTTTSDYAPGLVIPQDVIDAIRGEVSKYVQDAAKVAEEAAPGITIHGSIAEGDAAHVMIDFSESAEMVVLGSRGLGGLKGLFLGSVSTSVAAHAKSKVVIVPTEAKLNDGPVVVGVDDSKISDPAVAEAYRQADLRKAELIAVHTWTPLDADALHGFGLSAEEIQEMSEQAIEAVSERMAGYTEDYPDVPVKRVVIPEEPGKAILDAAGDSASLIVMGSRGRGGFTGLLLGSRSQKVLHNAQVPVMIVRHH